A genomic region of Manihot esculenta cultivar AM560-2 chromosome 15, M.esculenta_v8, whole genome shotgun sequence contains the following coding sequences:
- the LOC110601257 gene encoding uncharacterized protein LOC110601257 — MAIEEAAGPAGPKVLRLLYFVGAGFIFTVAINKWREVERKSFQKQHQQQSDLPPNLLPQSSPNAIPKPSN; from the exons atggCGATAGAAGAGGCGGCAGGTCCTGCCGGGCCAAAGGTTCTCCGACTGCTGTATTTCGTCGGCGCCGGAT TTATATTCACTGTGGCCATCAACAAGTGGAGAGAAGTTGAAAGGAAATCTTTTCAGAAACAACACCAACAACAATCCGACCTCCCTCCAAATTTGCTGCCCCAAAGCTCTCCAAATGCcatcccaaaaccatccaactGA